The window GGTCTGATCTGGAGCTGTGATTCGGACAATCTGTAAAGACTACAGAAACGGTGATTAGCGTGAAGCTCTGGCAATCGATTGGAGCTCCAAcgatggagggatgaggggtTCTGGTGAGCGAGGCGAACGTCATACCTGAGTGTGGGGTTGGGACACCCCGAGGTGCCCTGTCAGACCGAGGGCAATGATGAccaggagcagagaggctgagaGGCTGACCCAGAAGGCCTTGTGTGGGAAGTGGGGGGACACTGCAAGGCCCCCATCCTGAAGATATATTACCACACAGTACTTGACTTGTCAGTATGGGATGTATACATTTAACTATAGCAGGGTGGGAATGGATCAATTTTGACTACCTGCTGACATTTGTACTTCAAGCTATTATAGAGTACAGCTGACTCTAGCTGGTGATGTAGCTGAGGCGGCTGGATTTACCAAACATCTTCCTGTCTTGACACCTTTTCCTGCTCAAACCTTCCATCTGTCATCTATTAAAATCCACCTGCTTACCGTGCACTGTGCTTCCTCCAAATGGTTTTCCGAATGTTTCCAACACCTCACCATCCTGGTGTCCCTTGACAGGTCCTCACTCGGTCTGCTCCCTTCTCGTAGCTACCGGCATGGAGCTGTGGTCATGACCAGCGCTGACTGAGACCCAATACACCTGACCAGCTTCTCTTTGTCCCCACAGACCTcccccttcctcttcctcctcctcctcctttggTGTCTCTGTTCCCCTCCCAAAAGCAGTCACACAAATCTCACATCAATCTTGCCAAACTCAATTTTCCAAGTTTTGTCTTCCtgcaatttccttttttttttgtaatgtctCCTTTGCTCAATATGACAGCCACCCCTCTTACATTATCCATCTTTCCTTTGCCCCacgactctctctctcacacacaaacacatatacacacacacacaagcaattGGCTGCCTACCCTAGCCCAAACAATGGACAAAGGGGGTGAGGCAGGTGCAGCATGGAAAGCCTCTCTCATCAGGTGAGAGGTGATAAGCAGCTCTGACTGCTGCTGCATCCAGCTGATGACAGCCCAAGGTGACTTTAAACACAAGACTTAGAGGGAAGGTTGCTGCGTTCACTTTTAACTTAAAACCACAGAGAGGAGGTTGATTTGGTGAagatcatttattattattattattatttgatcaTTGCTTTCAGTGATTCTTGGAGGGCTACTGTTCCTTAGGACAAGGCAGGAATAGTGGGTGGTAAAAGGAAGACTGGATTACCTTTAAAACAATGTCATTCTGGGTATCATTGCACTATCccatgaaaaacacataaagctAAGAGGATAGGTTtatcatttttcaagtctgttttaaaagaaCAGtaaggtgcccaaatgaacaggttttgcttgctataaatattcctcctgttcatactcaCCATTAGAAGATAACCCTTCACTCAAacgtgttttttcttcttgttacttcagttggatgtttgatcttcactgtgcagaatgatgtatgtgcagagtttgacattagaaggctgttttcatatccGTCTGCTGTCGGGGGGGAAAGTTTTTCTGTGCCTATTGAAAATATCTTTAGGGGgcgggcctatgagcatgatttgtgacatcactacTAGTTCGGAGCCAATCCAGGTCCAATATTCAACCTACACAGTGAGATGAGGAAACTTGAAActtccagtgcacaaacactgagaatggacgttacagtgaagtagtagacatcttgtgtccagcaattacattttttaaatgaaatatattcacccatataaaatatcagaagaTACTGttttgttccaagcagagtattttatatgtcttaatacatatctggaggggatctttaagataATAAacttcagccatctgagtttgttccccatcacttacactgagagtgcattatgaagggatctatTAATggacagtatgaacaggaggaatgattacagcaagaaaaacgtgtCAATGTTTGTTCAGGCATCTGAccgttgttttaagaaagacatgaaacatTGTGAATCCATCCTTTGAAACAGCACTGTTAaccttaacacacagacatgttacCCAAACTATTGACACTTTGTATGTGCTCATAATTGCTTAAGGGGAGGTTGCATCACAGACAGGGTACACTCAACTCTCATTTCCCCAAAAAAGTAAGTCCAGTAACACTTTTAACATGCACAGTACtcattttgttgacattagtaggttttaataataataataataataataataaaaacaataataattcagtAGAAGATAAAAGTGATGTTAAAACCTGATAGTGTCTTTGTATCCTCTGTCACACAGCAGCTTGTGTGACTTTGTTATGGCTTTAATTATATTAATCTTTATGAAAAATAATCCCTTTTAGAAGACAATGGACCCCAGCATGTGACAGGCAAGCCTCAGGTTTATAGCAGCTAAGCTATCACGTAGCTACACTGACAGACTGGCAGTCTCATCCCTGCAGAGCTGGAAGGAGGTCCGCGATGCTCTCTACGTAGTAATCTGGTACCATCCCCTGCCTCTCCGCACAGCCGCTCTTCTGATGGGCGTCAGCGTCCTCCACAGTGCTGACTCCTGTGAGGGTGAGGAGGGTCTTCAGGCCGCAGTTGGAGCCCAGCAGGATGTCGGTGTCGAGGCGGTCGCCCACCATCAGGCAGCGGTTGCGGTCGACGCCATACTTTGAGGCCACGCAGTCGAACATGAAGTGGTTGGGTTTGCCCACTGCTTGAGCCTTCCGCTGAGCCGCTGTCTCCACCGCCTGCAGCAGGCAGCCCGTACCTGGGGGGGAGAAGTGAGGGTCATAAGATGAGGTGATCATATATAGACAAATCacaacaattttatttaatgtcCTGTGACTTTTGTTTAGCTTTGTAAAACGAAACTGAGATCAAATCAGAGTTCCTGAGTAGCTTGAAAATCCTTAGAGGTTTGTAAATTTTGGTCAGGTGTCCTAGAACTTGCTTTTTCTTAAGATCAAAGCATCTATATCATTCAAGTCAAACCAAGTTTCTGTAGGCCTTGAGGATTCTTGATAATCTGTGATTAAGGTAAGGTTGTATTTTGTTTCTACACTGATAATTACAATGAAGAGCATATTAATATTTGCCATTTACTGGATGTTGCAGATGGTAGGAGCTTGTAGGCTTTTTGGAAACACTTTGCATGCATAGTAGGATTTACATATAGAAATACaaggaaataaagtttttttggTATTCTAAgcattatttaatttcatttaagtatattttaaagATTATATATTTGTACTGAAGCAGCAACATTACCGTAAAGTCAAAAATGACGCTTTGAAtttcaacaaacaaaattaaGAGTTGAGTTGTGTAGAAGCTCTGGTCAGCAGTTTGTTGTTAATCAGGGTCATAGCTACATGGTTACCCTAGATTACGAAGCTCTCGCGAGATTTGTAGGCGTTGTTTCTTCATTGTGCGCGttatacaaaataattatgttttcttaTGTGACAACGCTGTAATTAAGGCCTGGtaaggtttaggcacaaaaaaaaaacatttggttagtgttagagaaagatcatgatttgtgttaaaatgttcactCTCGCGAGATCTGACGCGGGTCTGGAGGATCATCACCATCTAGACACAACCGTTAATAAGCATTTAAGTGTGCAGTAGTGTCCGTTTCTCCCTAAGTTACCTGGGACGGCCTTGCCTCCTTCCAGAGGCAGCCTGGTGTCTGTGTTGGTGCCCACAAACAGACAGTCCGACTGGGTCAGGTACTGCAGGGCTCTGTTCAGCTTCATGTAACTGAAATGTTCATCAAAGCCGACCAGCACCGCCTTCACCTCGGGGTCCAGAGGCACGTTGGCCCACTCGATCTGCTTCCCGGTGATGTGATCAGGTCCCACCCCGATCTGCTGGATGCCCACCGCCTCCAGCTCCTGTTTCAACGCGTTGCCCCCTATCAGATACACTTTTCCCTGCAGCTTGCAGACCGTCTTCAGGTACATGGCGGAGCAGTACGCCGTCCCGAACACCTCTTCTTCCGTCACGTTGAACCCCAACGCGGACATTTTATCGGCGTACATCTTCCTCGTCTTGGTGCTGTTGTTGGTGACGAAAAATACTTTCTTCCCATGCTCTTTAAGCAGGTTTATGACTTGCGGGGCGCCGGGGATGGCCTGGTCCCCACGCCAGATCACCCCATCGCAGTCAAACAGGACGCTGTCCACGGAGTCCAGCACCTGTTTCACCAGCGGTCCGCTCAGCTGTGTACATTTAGACCCAGACATCGGGAAGAGCTGAACTACAATTCAAATCTTAACACCTCTTACCACGCAACCGCCGTCACCGCACGTTGCTTTCTCCGCAGAGCACAGTCACCCGCCTTACGACGCTCATAGAGCGGAGCAGTGCCCCAGGTAGAGACGCTTACCTGTAGCTGGGAGGCAAATACCGACCGGTTTAGTTTATTAAGTGCAGTGTTGAAACGAATCTCAGAGGAAGAAAGCCTGACCTTCCAGCTAAGTGTTGCAATCAATACTGCAGTTACTTCCGCACCGGCTTAAAGGGACAGGAGCCTCATAAAAATAAGTCCGGCCCACTTTCACGCTTGCGCACAATttgtactaaaaaaaaagaacacataaaaaatttaaaaaacaaaatcactgaCTATAGTATCGAGGTATTCTAAGCTCCCAGGagttttaaaggataggttcataatttttcaagtctgtctgaaaggtgcccatatgaacactgaaatagattTCCCTCGCTGTAATCaatcctcctgttcatactggctattaaaagatcctctcaaatgcactttcaatgtaagtgatgggggtcaaaatccacagcgtgtccacatttttattcattttgtgcaaaaatgcatttaaaggtttatctgaagcttaagTTAGTtgtatcaagtggatatctgccacattttagcatcaaattccccctttgtgtttcctcagacagtgtttccctgtttagCGGGACACAAGAAGAGGGCCTTTGGGGCTAAAAAAgactaacattgaaagatatctacttgatttgactcatttggactctgaagcttcatattagcttcagataaacttttaaatacatttttacacagaaggactgtggattttgtaataataataaaaataatgacattatttAAATCCTTGCCTACCTAAAAAATAGAGTGTTACCTATCAGGAAAAGACAATAGTGCTTAAAGTACAACATATTCAAAAGCTCATGCCATGGTGTAGTATTGAAGAAATTACATGTCAATGTGTTTGCTCCAGCTTAGGAAgttcacatacacaaaaaagtaaaaagggaTTGAATAAGGTGTCCTAAGCTTGCAGCTAGAATATGTAATTAACAGGCAATATTTTTTGTTACCAGACCTTTCAAATTCATGTCAACAAATGTAGGACAGACACCAGAGCTCATAAAGAAATCACTGACATAAACTTTATTTTCcctgtagtagtagcagtagatCTCGTGGACAGTAAATCCGAGGGGAACGTACAGTGAATGCAGCATAACAACACAGAAGGCAGTATCTTTCAGTTGTCTTTTTTCCGAACAGGTTGCGGAGGGAAGAAAATCTCGCCTAGGTTTCGAAGTAGCCCTCGGCTGTAGTAGTGTCTTTTAGAGTGATCTGGTGTTGGGCTACAGAGATGGTCTGCTGTTGAAGCTGGGTGGCAGTGCTGACAAACGTAACCTCGACTTTTGTACCACTCGTTGGAGGTCTGGTTGACAACAGCCAGGTAGGAATGGAACAGGGCATAACCCGCCAGCAGGAAGAAGACAAAGACCAGAAAGCCCAGCATAAAAACGATTCGGGGGAAGGTGAGGAATAGATGCTGGAAGGACAGAgggaaaaacatttcaacatgaGATATCTAATTGGAAAAACATGGCAAACATTAGATTTTCAGAATAATTAGAGCCTTTTACTTGATTTAAGTCACTTCAGCTAGTAAATGTCCTATTAGAGCAGCATATGTAtaaaatgatatacagtatgtcagtggTCCTGAGTCTCACCTGTACAACAAACAGAGGCCCCGTTGCTTGCTGCTGGCCATATTCATCTATATAACTGGCCCTCATAAGCCCTGACCGCAATACAGCATGAAACAGCATGTCTGCTGTCAGTAGGGCAATGTCGCCTGCCATGGCGCACACGCTGAAGAGGTAAAGCAGGAAGTAGCATGTGTTCTGAGCACCAATACAGTTGTTCACCCAGACACAGTGGTGGTCAAAACGCTGAACACATCTGTTGCAGACCCCTGAAATACAAAGTGTTGATAGAGTGAGAACTACTAcaaggaaaatgtgttttttcttttggcacttttctttctttgagcACAAAAAGTGTACAATTATGTTACTGTTTGTTACTTTTATTTCTA is drawn from Thunnus thynnus chromosome 20, fThuThy2.1, whole genome shotgun sequence and contains these coding sequences:
- the pgp gene encoding glycerol-3-phosphate phosphatase produces the protein MSGSKCTQLSGPLVKQVLDSVDSVLFDCDGVIWRGDQAIPGAPQVINLLKEHGKKVFFVTNNSTKTRKMYADKMSALGFNVTEEEVFGTAYCSAMYLKTVCKLQGKVYLIGGNALKQELEAVGIQQIGVGPDHITGKQIEWANVPLDPEVKAVLVGFDEHFSYMKLNRALQYLTQSDCLFVGTNTDTRLPLEGGKAVPGTGCLLQAVETAAQRKAQAVGKPNHFMFDCVASKYGVDRNRCLMVGDRLDTDILLGSNCGLKTLLTLTGVSTVEDADAHQKSGCAERQGMVPDYYVESIADLLPALQG
- the zdhhc4 gene encoding palmitoyltransferase ZDHHC4; this translates as MDFLTLFAIYVAVVLTCIVLVCKYSGQQQTPFTILFNFLVKVISPFTPKWLQKLSQWTLHRLFHQRNNMFIYLHILLEGAVYAEFTYEVFGFCREMDTTLTSLSVPYFLLAIKSVFFYLCIKRDPGTVTKKKVAGQIHIYPYDRRLFHPGVSCPTCQLVKPARSKHCRVCNRCVQRFDHHCVWVNNCIGAQNTCYFLLYLFSVCAMAGDIALLTADMLFHAVLRSGLMRASYIDEYGQQQATGPLFVVQHLFLTFPRIVFMLGFLVFVFFLLAGYALFHSYLAVVNQTSNEWYKSRGYVCQHCHPASTADHLCSPTPDHSKRHYYSRGLLRNLGEIFFPPQPVRKKDN